One window from the genome of Echinicola vietnamensis DSM 17526 encodes:
- a CDS encoding glycoside hydrolase family 76 protein, whose amino-acid sequence MMITIMSFVMLLFVACSESSSDPEPNSPPEEVSLAEQNILRAMELTDNAVSAHFTGTGMAMARYYNPFTGVRSDETGSVWMYTAAIEAVNAVLHGLQAHKEHGNAALYDEHFEKYAELLGQLYENADYYLGTFELVSYTQTKEWSVYGVNRGNAKGTANVAGIENVYDDQMWLVRELLESYKITGEAAYLEKAEYLTAYVLDGWDSTRNPDGTERGGITWGPGYVTKHACSNGPMVSPLVWLHEIYEGKSDEITYRYIDADDKQTRKTMQVNKSDYYADFAQKVYNWQKDRLLRSDGVYDDMRGGCSPGNPQTETVNGTEYRKGITCQDRVGPAISYNSGTMLSGAADLYRTTNDEVYLQDVKGLSDDSFQYFAKPDQSHEGYYSYDISGFNNWFNGVLMRGYVDVHPFYGAASEYIGTFQQNLDYGYDNFLHEGFLPTNLLVGWSLTDNNNRTEGMFNFAFAAEYAVLSRYELTK is encoded by the coding sequence ATGATGATCACAATTATGAGTTTCGTTATGCTACTATTCGTGGCATGTAGTGAAAGTTCATCTGACCCAGAACCAAATAGCCCTCCCGAGGAGGTTAGCCTTGCGGAACAGAATATCCTCAGGGCAATGGAATTGACCGATAACGCTGTGTCTGCCCATTTTACAGGGACAGGCATGGCCATGGCTAGGTATTATAATCCTTTTACGGGGGTCCGTTCTGATGAAACCGGTAGCGTGTGGATGTACACGGCAGCCATAGAAGCCGTTAATGCTGTCTTGCACGGACTCCAGGCTCATAAAGAACATGGAAATGCGGCACTCTATGACGAGCATTTTGAAAAGTACGCTGAGCTGTTGGGACAACTGTACGAAAACGCAGACTATTACTTGGGAACTTTTGAACTGGTATCCTATACCCAAACCAAAGAATGGTCAGTATATGGTGTAAACCGGGGCAATGCTAAGGGAACAGCCAATGTCGCCGGAATAGAGAATGTGTATGATGACCAGATGTGGCTTGTTCGGGAATTATTGGAATCCTACAAGATCACCGGGGAAGCTGCCTATTTGGAAAAAGCAGAATACCTGACAGCCTATGTTTTGGATGGATGGGACAGTACTCGAAATCCTGATGGAACTGAACGAGGCGGTATCACTTGGGGGCCAGGCTATGTGACCAAGCATGCATGCAGCAATGGTCCTATGGTAAGTCCACTGGTGTGGCTGCATGAAATCTATGAAGGTAAAAGTGATGAGATCACTTACCGGTACATCGATGCTGACGACAAGCAGACCAGGAAGACCATGCAGGTGAACAAAAGTGATTACTATGCAGATTTTGCGCAGAAAGTATACAATTGGCAAAAGGATCGTCTCCTGAGGTCTGATGGCGTCTATGATGATATGAGAGGTGGTTGTTCTCCTGGAAATCCACAAACGGAGACTGTCAACGGCACAGAGTACCGTAAGGGCATCACTTGCCAGGATCGGGTGGGGCCTGCCATTTCCTATAACTCCGGTACCATGCTGTCGGGAGCGGCAGACTTATACAGAACGACAAACGACGAAGTTTATCTTCAGGATGTTAAGGGGCTTTCTGACGATAGTTTCCAATATTTCGCAAAACCTGACCAATCCCATGAAGGGTATTACAGTTACGATATCAGCGGCTTTAATAACTGGTTCAATGGGGTATTGATGCGCGGCTATGTAGATGTTCACCCATTCTATGGAGCTGCCTCGGAGTACATCGGTACTTTCCAGCAAAACTTGGATTATGGCTACGATAATTTTCTCCATGAGGGATTTTTACCGACCAATTTACTGGTAGGCTGGAGCCTGACCGACAATAATAACAGGACAGAGGGGATGTTCAATTTCGCATTTGCAGCAGAATATGCCGTGTTGTCACGCTATGAGCTGACCAAGTGA
- a CDS encoding MSCRAMM family protein, with the protein MSKKLRAIIYIALLSTVLLSVTSCVDEDEPMAEPRGTITGTVTDADGEPIADVNVTLAGVGEDEISVTTASDGKYFFEDVTLKTRAVKFSKSGWLTVSHTINLDKFNDDNIATADVSLVFASAKITGTIKDGKNGDEPLEGVTISVGVAGTTTTGSDGVYTLENLIVDEYTITFSKANYESITKTVSPEDFLDGEAGIDITMGSSEILRGLTYADLLTAEKWYYNEYRGGRNADAYPRWDWACNYMSVLDFRGAWQEQNEGTTLQIRNNEDERSNPADLNVFDSYVYGSKRITEDNKILSLRVSTHNADEANPAYFGVQVVDLSAAEPTAMKIGENRTYASGSYGDVAFDLSDYIGKEVVIAVGLYRQSTGDYWKQLVLRAIRFADRKVENWDWLPGNEVIEGWNLTQETIRSTMPHTKLSFTGISPIGGNRDNYVDAYRAWREVDHVAANWFFVPLKKDPEVFPSEGYLIKTRNTPEESSTVPEAYLYSKFSIDAGNNQLTLSTRNFGDNFTYFKLTAIEDNGTVTHLEPQSNTADEASAAADGCWKFKHGDGGAGNPEGYAAFSYDLSQFNGKDVTLALGVYNAEGNTGENKLVIHRIDLN; encoded by the coding sequence ATGAGTAAAAAACTACGAGCGATTATTTACATCGCCTTGCTAAGTACGGTTTTGCTATCGGTGACCTCCTGTGTCGATGAGGATGAGCCCATGGCAGAACCTAGGGGAACCATCACAGGTACCGTTACGGATGCCGATGGCGAGCCAATTGCAGATGTAAACGTTACCCTAGCCGGAGTAGGGGAAGATGAAATTTCCGTCACCACTGCAAGTGACGGGAAGTATTTTTTTGAGGATGTCACGTTAAAGACACGTGCAGTAAAGTTTTCCAAGTCGGGATGGCTTACGGTCAGCCATACCATAAATCTTGATAAGTTCAATGATGATAACATCGCTACGGCGGATGTATCGTTGGTGTTTGCTTCAGCTAAGATTACCGGAACTATCAAGGACGGGAAAAACGGAGACGAACCACTTGAAGGAGTGACCATCAGTGTGGGGGTGGCCGGAACAACTACTACCGGTAGTGACGGTGTCTATACACTAGAAAACCTGATCGTAGATGAGTACACCATTACGTTCAGCAAAGCAAATTATGAATCCATTACCAAAACCGTTAGTCCGGAAGATTTTTTAGATGGAGAGGCGGGCATTGACATTACGATGGGCAGTAGTGAAATTCTCCGTGGACTTACCTATGCAGATCTCCTGACAGCTGAAAAATGGTATTACAATGAATACCGAGGTGGTCGTAATGCGGATGCCTATCCTCGATGGGACTGGGCTTGTAATTACATGTCGGTGTTGGATTTCCGTGGTGCCTGGCAAGAACAAAATGAAGGTACTACCCTCCAAATCAGAAATAATGAAGACGAGCGTAGTAATCCAGCAGATTTGAATGTGTTTGATTCTTATGTCTATGGTAGTAAGAGGATTACAGAGGATAATAAGATTTTGTCACTTAGGGTCAGCACCCACAATGCAGATGAAGCTAATCCGGCCTACTTTGGCGTACAGGTAGTGGATTTGTCGGCAGCCGAGCCTACTGCAATGAAGATTGGAGAAAACAGGACATATGCTTCTGGAAGCTATGGAGATGTAGCGTTTGATCTTAGTGACTATATAGGTAAGGAAGTAGTCATAGCGGTCGGTTTATATAGGCAATCCACAGGGGATTATTGGAAGCAACTCGTACTGCGGGCCATTCGTTTTGCCGACCGAAAAGTTGAGAATTGGGACTGGTTACCAGGCAACGAGGTGATCGAGGGCTGGAACCTGACTCAAGAAACCATACGCTCCACTATGCCACATACCAAACTGTCCTTTACAGGCATCAGCCCAATAGGTGGTAACCGTGATAATTACGTAGATGCATACCGCGCATGGCGGGAGGTGGATCATGTTGCTGCAAATTGGTTCTTTGTTCCATTGAAAAAAGATCCGGAAGTGTTCCCTTCAGAAGGCTACCTGATCAAAACCCGCAATACACCTGAAGAAAGTTCTACGGTGCCGGAAGCCTATTTATACTCAAAGTTTTCCATTGATGCTGGAAACAACCAGCTGACACTAAGTACACGCAATTTTGGTGATAATTTCACCTATTTCAAGCTTACCGCCATTGAAGACAACGGTACGGTTACCCATTTGGAACCTCAGTCCAATACAGCAGACGAAGCTAGTGCCGCAGCGGATGGCTGCTGGAAATTTAAGCATGGAGATGGAGGGGCCGGAAATCCTGAAGGTTACGCCGCTTTTTCATATGACTTGTCCCAATTTAATGGCAAAGATGTCACCTTGGCTCTAGGGGTATATAATGCTGAAGGCAATACAGGCGAAAATAAACTGGTAATCCACCGCATAGATCTTAACTAA
- a CDS encoding mechanosensitive ion channel family protein, which produces MKPFLCFRVFLMSFLALGLVFEGQAFQTATEILTKGDSLLNLTEDSVATADNDTVKEERSLNSVIHTMEKYIVATNHINKILGRVIDTTEISTHLPGVEENINKVRERLEVKDRDINLRYLNALSNFTNYQDRILQRWKEDFDSRNAEVLNAYDSLRAIKKDKVLLVEIDDPKILPAFQSQLEELKGRIKTGDSLYVERQLNLANYQSRLSGALISLRDFEEEIRERERVLERALFNKEINYIWKPSSYRNTKEISRVIRHSVIINSIIFNGYLEASRPVMLWIAVMVLGFFIWFRYLLRHIRSEKEFADIILQRTKFVPRNPLLSAMIIVLPLATFFFRSPPVVLIMVVLWLLMLVTTVLIKPHVKKKVYVYWWVFLVIFIIYSVSNLYIETAYEERWALLVLSLLGIGLSYNIIGAVKKSNITYPKYMILLIQLFLLIQGLSVVSNILGRYSLAKILGVAATTSLMQAVGLYVFVLVIMEAIYLQIEMSKKSSTEYTAYFDFQDITSKVRNIFVFLATAIWLYYLTTNLTIYDYLYENISAILAKERKIGESAFTFGSILTFVIIIWIAGIISKYISYFAEAKDQKMAANRKQRLGSSILLIKLGVFTIGFLLAIAAAGIPLDNVAIVLGALSVGIGFGLQTIINNLVSGIILAFERPVQIGDVIEVGGRSGVVKEVGIRASKILGYDGSELIMPNGDLLSQQLINWTLSNKRRRVELFIGVAYGSDSEQVEGVLKGVLEREGILKVPGPSVFLQNFADSAVEYRLLFWVADIDTWVDMRNDVMKDIYKRFTEEGIEIPFPQRDLYIKSMPEAKSRVRSKPTSGSEKGDSSTKGDEKAPPSEETGEK; this is translated from the coding sequence ATGAAACCATTTCTTTGTTTTCGCGTGTTTTTGATGTCTTTTTTAGCTTTAGGGCTGGTGTTCGAGGGACAGGCTTTCCAGACGGCAACAGAAATACTCACTAAAGGGGACTCATTGCTTAATTTGACCGAAGATTCGGTGGCCACTGCTGATAATGATACTGTCAAGGAGGAACGGAGCCTTAATTCGGTCATCCATACCATGGAGAAGTATATCGTAGCTACTAACCACATCAATAAAATACTGGGAAGGGTCATCGATACCACGGAAATTAGTACCCATCTACCAGGGGTGGAGGAGAATATCAATAAAGTCCGCGAGCGACTCGAGGTGAAAGACCGGGATATCAATTTACGTTATCTCAATGCACTAAGTAACTTCACCAATTATCAGGATAGGATTCTACAAAGATGGAAGGAAGATTTTGATAGTAGAAATGCCGAGGTGCTGAATGCGTACGACTCCCTCCGTGCCATTAAGAAGGATAAGGTACTGTTAGTAGAAATTGATGATCCAAAAATCCTTCCCGCCTTTCAGAGTCAACTTGAGGAGCTAAAAGGACGCATTAAAACAGGTGACAGCCTATACGTTGAGCGTCAGCTAAATTTAGCAAATTATCAAAGCCGTCTTTCAGGGGCACTGATTTCCCTACGGGATTTTGAAGAAGAGATTAGGGAGCGAGAACGAGTGCTGGAAAGGGCACTTTTTAATAAGGAAATTAACTATATATGGAAGCCTAGTTCGTATCGAAATACCAAGGAGATATCTAGGGTGATTAGGCATTCAGTGATCATCAATAGTATTATCTTTAATGGATATCTTGAGGCGAGTCGTCCCGTGATGCTGTGGATAGCTGTCATGGTGTTGGGTTTTTTCATTTGGTTCAGGTACCTGTTACGGCATATACGGTCAGAGAAGGAATTTGCTGATATCATCCTCCAGCGAACCAAGTTTGTTCCGCGAAATCCATTGTTGTCGGCAATGATCATCGTTTTGCCCTTGGCGACATTCTTTTTTAGGTCTCCACCTGTGGTGCTGATTATGGTAGTCTTATGGTTGCTGATGCTGGTGACTACTGTGCTGATTAAGCCTCATGTGAAGAAGAAGGTTTATGTGTATTGGTGGGTATTTCTGGTTATTTTCATCATTTACAGTGTAAGCAATTTATATATCGAGACGGCTTATGAGGAGCGTTGGGCACTGCTTGTACTCAGCTTGTTAGGGATAGGGCTTAGCTATAATATCATAGGTGCGGTCAAAAAGTCCAATATCACCTATCCCAAGTATATGATTTTGTTGATTCAATTGTTTTTGCTTATTCAGGGGCTTTCCGTAGTGTCCAATATTTTGGGGAGGTATAGCTTGGCGAAGATATTAGGGGTAGCAGCTACGACCAGCTTGATGCAAGCAGTGGGGCTTTATGTTTTTGTTCTGGTGATCATGGAGGCGATTTACCTACAAATCGAAATGAGCAAAAAGAGTTCTACAGAATATACAGCCTATTTTGATTTTCAGGATATTACCAGCAAAGTCCGAAATATTTTTGTGTTTTTGGCTACGGCAATATGGCTTTACTACCTGACTACCAACTTGACTATTTATGATTATTTATACGAAAATATCTCGGCTATTTTGGCCAAAGAAAGGAAAATAGGGGAAAGTGCCTTTACGTTTGGCAGTATATTGACGTTTGTGATCATCATCTGGATTGCAGGGATTATATCTAAGTATATTTCCTATTTTGCCGAAGCGAAAGACCAAAAAATGGCGGCTAACCGTAAACAGCGCCTTGGGTCTTCGATATTGCTGATAAAACTCGGAGTTTTTACGATAGGGTTTTTGCTGGCCATTGCGGCAGCAGGGATTCCATTGGATAATGTAGCTATAGTACTGGGGGCACTATCCGTGGGGATCGGTTTCGGCTTGCAGACAATTATCAACAATCTGGTGTCTGGAATTATCCTTGCCTTTGAGCGGCCTGTGCAAATCGGAGATGTCATTGAGGTAGGAGGAAGAAGTGGCGTGGTGAAGGAAGTAGGGATTCGGGCCAGTAAGATCTTAGGGTATGATGGCTCCGAACTCATCATGCCCAACGGGGACCTTCTCTCCCAGCAGCTGATCAACTGGACATTGTCCAACAAACGGCGGCGTGTGGAATTGTTCATTGGCGTGGCCTATGGCTCTGATTCCGAGCAGGTGGAAGGGGTGCTCAAAGGAGTGCTCGAACGGGAGGGGATTCTTAAAGTCCCAGGGCCAAGTGTTTTTTTACAGAATTTTGCAGATAGTGCGGTGGAGTATCGCTTACTCTTTTGGGTGGCCGATATCGATACCTGGGTGGACATGAGGAATGATGTGATGAAAGATATATACAAGCGCTTCACGGAGGAAGGAATCGAGATTCCATTCCCGCAGCGTGACCTTTATATTAAATCCATGCCTGAGGCTAAATCTCGTGTTCGGAGCAAACCAACGTCAGGTTCAGAAAAAGGTGATTCATCCACTAAAGGTGATGAAAAAGCTCCTCCTAGTGAAGAAACGGGTGAAAAATAA
- a CDS encoding alpha-L-fucosidase: protein MKNWSKLLFTLFLCSLTTCKLLAQSTPEDQKMQWFKDAKLGIFIHWGIYSVNGIDESWSFFNDYISYDDYMKQLDGFTAAKYDPEKWAKLIKSAGAKYAVITAKHHDGVALWDSKASDLTVVKKTPAKRDLIQPFMEALEKEGLKKGLYYSVLDWSHPDYDRKTRTKYRYKNDSERFQKFVDFNFQQLEELSLNFNPDLYWFDGDWEHKAEEWRSQELKDQLLEWNPNVIVNSRIGGDLGDYATPEQGVPVTRPSSNYWELCLTMNNSWGFQHNDHNYKSPNELLRIFVDCLHMGGNLLLDIGPKPDGTIPSEAVNILEAFGRWTDKHAAAIYDTQAGIPEGHVYAPTTLSKDRKTLYIYLDYKVNESLVIKGLKNKINRIWVVGNGTKLEHREVGKQYWSAVPGLKYIDIPESVYDKDITVIAVLLDGEVDLYREKGQVIESN from the coding sequence ATGAAAAACTGGAGCAAACTGCTATTCACACTTTTTCTATGCAGCCTGACCACCTGCAAACTCCTGGCTCAATCAACGCCAGAAGACCAAAAAATGCAATGGTTCAAAGATGCCAAACTAGGGATTTTCATCCATTGGGGCATCTATTCCGTAAACGGCATCGATGAATCATGGTCGTTTTTTAACGATTACATTTCGTATGATGACTATATGAAACAGCTCGATGGTTTCACTGCCGCCAAATATGACCCTGAAAAATGGGCCAAGCTCATTAAATCCGCAGGTGCAAAATATGCCGTCATCACCGCCAAACACCATGATGGAGTTGCCCTTTGGGACAGCAAGGCAAGCGATCTGACGGTCGTCAAAAAGACTCCCGCCAAAAGAGACCTCATCCAACCTTTCATGGAAGCCCTTGAAAAAGAAGGCCTCAAAAAAGGCCTCTATTATTCGGTCTTGGATTGGTCTCATCCAGATTATGACCGAAAAACCCGCACGAAATACCGCTACAAAAATGATTCTGAGCGGTTCCAAAAGTTTGTTGATTTTAACTTCCAGCAATTGGAAGAGCTTTCCTTGAATTTTAACCCCGACCTTTACTGGTTTGATGGTGATTGGGAACACAAAGCCGAAGAATGGAGAAGCCAAGAACTTAAAGACCAATTGCTCGAATGGAACCCGAACGTCATCGTCAACTCCCGCATCGGAGGAGATCTCGGTGATTACGCCACTCCTGAACAAGGCGTCCCAGTCACCCGCCCTAGCAGCAACTACTGGGAACTCTGCCTCACCATGAACAACAGCTGGGGCTTCCAGCACAACGACCACAATTACAAAAGCCCTAATGAGCTTTTAAGGATATTTGTCGACTGCCTCCACATGGGCGGCAATCTGCTGCTGGACATCGGCCCCAAGCCTGACGGAACCATCCCGAGTGAAGCGGTCAATATCCTAGAAGCCTTCGGAAGATGGACTGACAAACACGCCGCAGCCATCTATGACACCCAAGCAGGAATTCCAGAGGGCCACGTTTACGCTCCCACCACCTTGTCCAAAGACCGAAAAACCCTTTATATCTACCTGGATTACAAGGTAAACGAATCTCTGGTCATCAAGGGACTAAAAAACAAGATCAACCGAATTTGGGTAGTAGGCAACGGAACCAAACTCGAGCACAGGGAAGTGGGCAAGCAATACTGGAGCGCTGTTCCAGGCCTAAAATACATCGATATTCCTGAAAGTGTTTACGACAAAGACATTACGGTGATTGCCGTACTGCTGGACGGAGAAGTCGACCTCTACAGAGAAAAAGGCCAGGTAATCGAAAGCAACTAA